The following proteins come from a genomic window of Geminicoccaceae bacterium SCSIO 64248:
- a CDS encoding TRAP transporter small permease, translated as MTTPMRPYSLEGSLSAVLMAVLVLATAIQVIGRSAGGLAPVWTEEFARWIWIWLVFVGAAEVERTRGSLRMELVLNKLPERVGRAVNMAIDLVFCALLVHLIAIGYAMVMRTASYSSVTLPVPTAWLYAAFPIGGILILIRVARRLVGDARAFNAPQADRAETP; from the coding sequence ATGACGACACCGATGCGCCCGTACTCGCTCGAGGGATCGCTGTCGGCCGTGCTGATGGCGGTCCTGGTCCTCGCCACGGCGATCCAGGTCATCGGCCGCAGCGCCGGGGGCCTGGCCCCGGTCTGGACCGAGGAATTCGCACGATGGATCTGGATATGGCTGGTCTTCGTCGGCGCGGCCGAGGTCGAGCGGACGCGGGGCAGCCTTCGGATGGAGCTCGTCCTGAACAAGCTGCCGGAACGGGTTGGCCGGGCCGTTAACATGGCGATCGACCTCGTCTTCTGCGCGCTGCTTGTCCACCTCATCGCGATCGGCTACGCGATGGTCATGCGCACGGCCAGCTACTCGTCCGTCACCCTTCCGGTGCCGACCGCATGGCTCTACGCCGCCTTTCCGATCGGCGGGATCCTCATCCTGATCCGGGTCGCGCGTCGCCTCGTCGGTGACGCCCGAGCCTTCAACGCGCCGCAAGCCGATCGGGCCGAAACGCCATGA